The genomic stretch atacttgctcctaGATCACACAAAGCTTTCTTAAAGGTTGTGCTCCCAATAGTTGATGGAATTTGAAAGCTTCCTGgatcaggcatcttctttggtaaatTACTCTGAATTATGGCACTACATTTCTTGATCAGGACCACCgtctcatctccctttaaagGCCTTTTCTTGGATAGCAActctttcatgaacttgacatagagaggcatttgctccaaaatctcagcaaaaggaatattgatttgtaacttTCTAAAGACTTCCACAAACTTTGAAAACTACTTGTCCTTGGTCTTCTTTTGAAGCCTCTGAAGATATAGCATCTTTGACTTGTATTCAGGTGCTTTAGGAACGTCGAATATTGCTCAAGATCAACCGAAAAGAGGTTATCCGGGTGCCTTAGAGGGGCGTGTACTACAGCATCTTCAGTCTTCTCCGGAGCTTCTTTTTCAATCGGTCCCTCAGTAATTTGTGCTTCCTCACCTTCCACTGGTTCACTTACCAAGGTGATAACCTTGTACTCCTCTCTTAAATTTGAAATTGTGTCACTAGGAAGGGTATTGGTGGACCTCCGATTAATTTCAGCAACTCTTATGGCTAGTTGACCCATCTGAACCTCCAAGTTCCTAAATGAAGCTCTAATTTCCTGCATGAAACTAAGAGTACTCTTAGAGAGCTCTACAACTATAGATTCCAAGTCAAGGGACTTCTGATAACTGGATGgtggattgttgttgttaaaatTACTTTGATTGAAACTATTCTGATGGAATTTGGATCccctaaattttaaatttcactttagaaggagaagtgtgatctctcaccatttattttataggtgggaccaagagaaaatatgaaagagaaattaTTCAAGGGTGAGAGATCAAACTTTACTCTCtgaagtaaaaattcaaaatttagaggatccaaattcaTTCTGATGGCCCTGGTTGTTATTGTTGCCTCTATGGTTGATTTTTCCAACAAAAATTAGGATGATTCTTGCACCCCAGATTATAAAGCCTTTGAGAATGGATCATTGTTGGGGTGTCTAAAGGAGTtgcccatgtaattaacctgtTCAGAAGAAAATTGACCAAAATCATAACTCTAACCTTGAGGGATGCCACCACTCATGTCATAAGATGTATCTTGAGTATTGATGGTTGAGACTTGTATTCCACTCAAGTGTTGAGTAATAGCATTAATCTGTTGAGACATGgccttgttctgagcaagaattACATCCAAAGTATCTAATTCCATGACTCCTTTTCTTACAGAGGTCCTTTCAAAAAATATAGATATTAGTTGTTAGCAACCATCTCAATCAAATAAAGAGTTTCCTCATGAGTCTTTTTCATGTGAAGAGATCTGCCTGCAGAATTTTCCAGAGACATTTTGGCGGCCTCACTAACTCCATCATAGAAAATTTGTAACTGAATCCAGTTTGAAAACATGTCAGGAGGATACTTACTAAGCATCATCTTGTACCTCTCCCAAACTTCATAAAGAGACTTACTTTCTCTCTTCTTGAAAGTCTGAACGTCTGTCCTTAACTTAGTCAGCATCTGAGGTAGAAAGAACTTGGTTAAGAATCTATTAACCAATTTATCCCAAGTATCCAAGCACTCCTTGGGATGTGTATCAAGCCATTGCTTGGCTCTGTCCCGTACAAAAACCAGAAAGAGAAGCAAGCTATAGACATCTGGATGAACTCCATTTATCTTCACATTGTCACAAATCTGcagaaaattagagataaacaAGTTCGGGTCTTTCTACGTGAGTCCATGAAACTGGCAATTCTTTTGCATCAAAGTAATGGACTAAGACTTCAGCTCAAACTTGTTAGAAGCCACAGGAGGTACAACAATACTAttcccatagaaatcgggactaGGAGCAGTGTATAACCCAAGCGTTCTTCTAGGTTGCTCAGGAATATTAGACCATTGAGAACATCAGGATTAAcaacattattgttgttgggttccaTAGTGAACTCTTCAACTTCCTTTTCAAAATTGTTCCTGAGATTCTCACTGACTTTGTAAGCTCTAGCCTGCTGTAAACGCCTTCTCAAGGCTCTTTCAATCTCAAGATCAAAGTCTAGAAGAGGTTCTTGGttcctgttcctgctcataaataaacaaaaaataaaaagaagtgggaatctctacgtcagagtgaAGAGAATTTTCGATGAGGTAATTTgagtaaaagaaataaaataagataaaagaaataattggtacttgaaatttgaaaatcacTAAAGAAATCAAGCCAACAAATTTGAAAATAGTAAAGAGAAATAAGCAAGAAAAAACTCGAAAATAATGGAGGAAAAATAgctaggaaaaataaaatagaaacgactaaggggacaccaaacttaatttgaaaaattaagagaattatttttaaataagtgAAAgcttaaatttcgaaaatcaagaacaaaattaaataatattttaaagcaAAAATGTCTAATCTAAACAACCAAACAACGAGTAGTTGTTAATCATAGTCAATCCCCAGCAATAGcaccaaaaatttggtgcgaaaattaaaatcacaaactaactggcaagtgcaTATCAAGTAacacctcaggtgagtgaggatcaatcccacgagaattgatggaCTAAGAAATAACAATTGAATGATTCACTTAGTCAGACAAGCAAAAATTGGTTTTGTAAGAACCGCAACTAATTAACCGGGTAATTAAGTGAATTAATTGCTCAAATTAGATTCCGAAAGGTTAGAGagagaatttgaggatttaaaggtgatttttggactcagtgggtctttctgagtcagaaaatgtgcTTTCTACGAAAAACCGTAAAAAAATTTCGAACCGGCagttgaaccggttgaaccgaTTCAAGTCTGCCCAGTACCGCACAATAAAAAGTGAAAACCgtcaaaaaccttagaaaaacatTAGAATGGAAAACCGGgctttaattttaaaggtttggcccgaagttaggccaaacgggctaaaaacgctaacgggttggaccgggcccaagttgggcccaagcccaacatataaataCACTTAAATGAACCCATTTCAGCCACTTTCACCCTCATAACCTAAACACAACCGCAGCTGAAGTGAAGAGAGAGGTGAGAGCTTTCCACCATTGTTACTATTCACTTCAAACTTCccaagctcatatcttgagctacggagctccgatcgccgcaccgtttgcggctacgcgttccttgtgaagagctctacaaaacccatccAAGAAACCCTCAAGGTAATCACGAAATCCTTCCAGTTCTGCTCTTCAAAATTTCGGGTTTTATTAGAGTTTTGGGTTAAATgggtttttgtgattttggatgtttaggtttgctctaatccttgcttagctTTGGATTTGTGTTGTCAAATCTGTTGGGAAAGGTAAGAGCTCTTAAACCCTTGTGAGATTATGCTTATGTtgaaccctaggttgatttgtggtgatttatatgtatatagtttgatTATTGTGGCTTTGGGAGCTTTTGGAAATTATTTGTGCTTGTTGGAGTGGATTTGAAAGCTTGGATTGTGGTTGGAAGCTTGTTGGTGCTCATTTTGAGTTTGGGTGCATAaagggaatcggccaaggtatggtttcggtttcctctatgtagtataAATATTCATGGACATAGGCTAGTGACCAATAGGATAGGTTGAATTAAAATGATTGTTGGTATACTAAATATTGATGAATGGTGAATGTTGAGTTGATTGTGATGAATTATAATgatatgatgatgttgaatgattGTATGGATTGGGAGTTGGTTCTTATAATGATTGTAGTGTTATGATTTATGAAATGGTGGGTTTGATGGTGATTTTGATCATAAGTGTTATATATTTGATGTTGGAATTGAGAATAATGAAATGAGAAGAAAAATGTGGTGAGGTTGATGTATTATGCCATAACAGGTacattttgatgaaaaatggaGCTTTGGATGGTTTGGTATGATTTGGTATGGGTATGGTGAGATAGTGTGGTAATTGTGAAGTTTGGAAAAATTGAGTTTTTGGTAAACTTTgtttgatcataacttttgtctcggttttcaaaattgattgaaaattgtttagaattaaagatctttgaaaatTCTTCGAATTAGTATAAGGTTTGTGAAAAttggaattttgtagagaaagttacgatcattcaaagttggtgttaaaaacCTAGTTTTGAGTATTAGAACATGAGATATGAATTAAGGGCTCTAGTACATGATCTTAAGGTAAATTGGAAAACGGAGGCATAGGTTTCTGGCGTGCTGAGAATGGTTTGACGTTAGGTGAAGGATGATTGGTATATGAGATGAGGAATGATGGATCTATGTATACTGAAAATGCCTTTGAAAACCactgaaataatatttttacatgatattgagacgctatgcgcctggcagggacggtggttaatcccgcctgtcgaggtagcggcggcggcgtaaggacggtggttaatcccgcttacgttgagatgtgaggtctgaggcaagaatatcccgctcgcatcccttcggatctATAGGGCGAGCAGGCGCCGGTACCTGGACAGTGATCCgggcactatatctcggggTTCCCATATAAGAAATCCGAAGGGCGacgtctccatggagatgtgtcgggttggcagttgaaccgacaatgtgatatcacagccagtagggcaggcattcatcatatgcatttccTATCTGCTTGTATGCTTTGTCTACTTGTaatggtttgcctaattgaataacatgcttacttgctatctgaattatttgccatatatgttactacttgtgctttacttgctttgaacattatctgtgttttctgctgggattgaggaggttcggaaggcggtggcgatgggatcgcatggaggatcgattggtgaaggctgtgggacagcggtgtttGGTTAGAATAGAAATGCCTTAAGATAGATAACCTGGTTTATTTAAGTCAAGTTGGTATATTATGCTTAAATGTTTTAGAATGCTTTAAgttgaatcttgtgatggatatgaagctttggattgcctttggcgtcccggggtcttatatcctatatcactgggaactgttaccatactgagaacctccggttctcataccatattgttgttgtatttttcagatgcaggtcgcaacccacctcggtgagttgctttGGTTGGTGACAGGAGCGGAGAATCTTGGATCATTTTGGAGttctttttggtttattttgtttatacatctctctttttgtactttattttgCCTAGAGGCATGTATTcgagagaacaaaacttgtataagctgttttcaCTGTATGGTTTTGTGTATCAGTAtatggctagccggcttaaactccgcgagtCATGGCTAGTTCTCTATGatattatatttatcttttgTTATATCTTGTCTGTTTCTTATGCCTTAAGCTAGTAGCTCCGTTAGTACGTTTAAGCTTCGAAATTctgtttttgagctatatctttcatcgggcttctagattatactattctttctatatatatattatgtatgagcttagaattgtcgtaatctctgattaaccttggctttacgacgcgaggtaaggcttaggctaattagggtgttacatttagtggtatcagagcggttcgtcctcgtgagcctgagggatggaccgattgtgcttcattgcatactctgtgtcttttctttgaTGCTATTAGGTTATCTATTTGATATATGcatagcatgcttgtttgtgagtgcCTGTTTGGGTtaattgaagcactagacttttgatattgagactgatcaccttgatatctaTTGTTTGGTGTGGACAGAAATCCTACATGGCTACTCGCGGGCGAGGTCGAACGCGTACACGAGGCAGTAGGAATGAGCAACCAGCTGACAATCACGCCGAATTCATGGCGGCGATGGCGAATCTCGCTAACACCATGGAAGCTAATGCTGCTGCGACTTTGCAAGCAGTGCAAAGATTGGGCCAACCGACTGGGAATGGCAACGGAAATCGGAATGGCGAAGGGAATACCAATGATAATGGTGAGGGTAACGGCGATAACACAGGAGGAGTTCCGATGACCTTGGCGACGTTCCTCAAGGTTCATCCGCCAACTTTCCGAGGATCCACAGATCCTATTGAAGCGGACCACTGGTTCCAGGCTATAGAGCGTGCTTTATAGGCGCAGCATGTTCCTCTCAATCAATATGTAGAGTTTGCCGCTTATCAGCTAGCGGGAGAGGCCCAGCCCTGGTGGCAAGCTGAGTGTCGTTTGCTACAGCTTCAGAACGCTGACATTCCATGGGAGGTGTTCCAAACGGCTTTCTACAAGAAATACTTTCCTGAGTCTGCAAGGGAAGCAAAGGAGATGGAGCTAatgcagctgaagcaaggttCCATGTCTGTGGCAGAGTACACCAATAAGTTCGAAGAGCTTTGTAGGTTTTCTCGGGTATGTCAGGGTGACCCGGAGACTTTCGAGAGCTGGAGGTGCATTAAGTACCAAAGGGGCTTGAAGGACAACATTATGACTGCTGTGGCTCCTATGGAGATCCGTGTCTTCTCCGACTTGGTGAACAAAGCAAGGGTAGTGGAGGAGTATGCCAAGACAGTGGCGGCATCTAAGGACACTCATGGAGGGAGCTCTAGTCGTGGGCGTGGCAAGTATTTTCATCCTAGAGGACAAAGCTTCAAAAGAGGGGGATATACTCCTCAAGGCCAAGGGGGCTTCAGAAAGAACAATCAGAATCAGTTTCAGTATGCTAAAGGAAGAGGAAATCAGAGTAAGAGTTCTCCGGATTTAGCTTGTGATCGTTGTGGACGTTTTCACCCTTATGACTCATGTAAGATTGGTTTAGGTGGTTGCTTCAAGTATGGGTTACCTGGCCACATTGCGAGGGATTGCCTTCGTGGGAGAAATCAGAATGCGGGCCAGGGTCAGCATCAAGGTCGAGTCTTTGCTGTGAATGCCAAGGATGCTTCCAAGGCGGATCCTTTGATGAAAGGTATATGTCTAATTGGTGATAAATCCTCAGTTGCATTATATGATACTGGAGCTTCGCATTCGTTTATTTCATTTGCTAAAGTTGAGGAATTAGGCTTGAAAGTATCAGAGTTACCTTTTGATCTACATGTACATACTCCGCATCAAACAATTATGACTAGGTCAGGCTGTAGACAAGTAGGCTTCAAGCTTGAGGGTAGAGACTTTGTACACGATTTGATCTGTTTACCAATGGTGGGGCTGGAGATGATTTTGGGGTTTGATTGGTTGTCGAAGAACCGGATTTTGTTGGATTGCTTTGAACGGACAATTCGGTTTATGCCTGAAGGAGAAAATGGAGCAGTGGTAGCTACAGGGTATTACCTGAACTCTGTAATGATGCATTATAGTGGGGAGGAGTGTCAGGGTTATATTCTGTTGGCTGCCAATGCGTTGGGCGATGCCCAGACCATAGATCAAATTCCGGTGGTTAGAGATTTTCCAGAAGTGTTCCCGGAAGATATCCCTGAGTTCCCACCTCAAAGGGAAATTGAGTTTGCGATTGAATTGGTGCCGGGAGCCGGACCAGTATCGATTGCACCGTATAGAATGGCTCCTATAGAGCTGGCAGAGCTAAAGACTCAGTTGGAAGAGCTTCTGAATAAGAGGTTCATTCGACCAAGTGTATCACCGTGGGGAGCGCCAGTtttattggtgaagaagaaagatggaggGATGCGTTTGTGTGGATTACCGACAGTTAAATAAAGTGACAGTGAAAACAAGTACCCGCTGCCAAGGATAGATGACTTGATGGATCAATTGCAAGGAGCTGGAGTGttttccaagattgatttgaGATCCGGTTACCACCAGATAAGAGTGAAGGAAGATGATATCCCTAAGACTGCGTTTAGGACACGCTATGGACACTACGAGTTTGCGGTAATGTCCTTTGGGTTAACGAATGCACCTGCTgttttcatggattacatgaacagAGTGTTTCGTCCCTTTTTGGACAAATTTGTGGTGGTTTTCATAGATGACATCTTAGTTTACTCTAAGACGGTAAAGGAGCATGAGGAACACTTGAGGATTGTACTGCAAATCTTAAAGGAACGGAAGTTATACGCTAAGTTGTCAAAGTGCGAGTTCTGGAATGAGGAAGTAAAGTTCTTAggccacgtggtgagtaagGGAGGAATAGCTGTAGATCCTTCTAAAGTAGAAGCGGTGATGGAATGGGAAAGACCGACGACTGTGACGGAagtcagaagctttttgggttTAGCAGGATATTACCGGAGATTTATCGAAGGATTTTCCCGGATTGCGCTACCAATGACAAAGTTGACAAGGAAAGAAGTGTCGTTCGAGTGGACGTCGGAGTGCGAAGAAAGTTTTCAAACGTTAAAGCAGAGATTAACTTCAGCACCTGTTCTAATCCTACCAGAACCGCGTGAACCGTTTGAGGTATATTGTGATGCTTCTTTGAAGGGTTTGGGTTGCGTGTTGATGCAACACCGGAATGTGGTGGCTTACGCATCGCGTCAGCTGAGACCGCATGAGGTGAATTACCCCATTCATGACTTGGAATTAGCGGCAATTGATTGAAGATTTGGAGACACCACTAAATATGCgccagagaaggtggatggagttGCTTAAAGATTATGATTTCGAGTTGAGTTATCACCCTGGAAAGGCGAACGTGGTAGCAGACGCTTTGAGTCGGAAATCTTTAACAATTGCTTGGATGagaatcaaagaagaagaactagTGGATAAGTTTGTAGATCTTAAGCTGGATATTAGTGAAGTTGCCGGAAGAGCTTGTTTGAATCAGTTACAGATTTCAAGCACGTTTAAATTAGAAATACAAAGGGCTCAGCAAGATGAGCAGAAGTTTCAGCAATTGTTTCAACCAGTTGGTGATAAGAGACGCGAAGAATTCACTAAGGATGATGAAGGGTTATGGAGATATAAGGGAAGGATTTGCATACCAGATGTTGGGAGTTTGAGGCAAGACTTGCTGTTGGAGGCTCACAACAGTGGGTTTTCTATTCATCCCGGGAGCACGAAGATGTATTATGACTTGAAgaagatgttctggtggccGGGGATGAAGAGTGATATAGCTACAGTGGTATCCAAATGTTTGACCTGCCAAAAAGTGAAGATAGAGCATCAAAAACCGTCAGGAATGCTACAACCACTTGAGATTCCTCAGTGGAAGTGGGAAGGAATTGCAATGGATTTTGTTACCGGTTTACCGAGGACTAGGTCGGGGTTTGATGCGATTTGGGTGATCGTAGATCGCTTAACCAAATCTGCTCATTTTCTGCCTATCCGACTAAACTGTTCTATGGAGGAGTTGGCAAGATTATACATCAAGGAGATAGTGAGGTTGCATGGTGTGCCGTCAAGCATAGTATCGGACCGTGATCCCCGATTCACATCAAGGTTTTGGGGAGCTTTCCAAAGAGCTTTCGGTACAAAGCTATGTCTTAGTACGGCGTATCATCCACAAACAGATGGACAATCGGAAAGGACTATTCAAACGTTGGAAGATATGCTGAGAGCATGTGTGTTGGATCAACCCGGGAGTTGGGATCGTTacatgccattggtggagttcGCATATAACAACAGCTTTCATGCAAGCATTGggatggctccgtatgaggcttTGTATGGACGGAAGTGTCAATCTCCACTTTGTTGGTATGAATGTGGAGAAGTAAGTGTTTTGGGTCCAGATTTGATAGCAGAGACTACTGAGAACATTAAGAAGATTCGTGCAAGGATTTTAACTGCCCAAAGTCGACAGAAGAGTTATGTGGATCAGAGAAGGAAACCCTTAGAGTTTGAAGTGGGAGAACATGTATTCCTTAGGGTTACACCGACAACTGGGATTGGAAGAGCAATTAAGACCAAGAAGTTGAACCCAAGATATATAGGACCGTTTGAGGTTTTGAAGAGATTCGGGCCGGTGGCATATCAAGTAGCTTTGCCACCTCATCTGTCTAACTTGCATGACGTATTCCACGTATCACAGCTCCGTAAATACACGTCGGATGCGGCTCATGTGTTGGAGCCTGAATCGGTCAAGTTGAAAGGGAACTTGACTCTCCAAGTGACACCAGTGAGGATCGATGACACTAGTATGAAGAAGTTGCGAGGAAAGGATGTCCCATTGGTTAAAGTTGCTTGGGAGCGAGCAGGAGTAGAAGAGCACACTTGGGAATTGGAGTCTGAGATGCGAAAAGATTATCCCGAGCTTTTCTCAGGTAATtcaaattttgagggcaaaatttctTATTTGGTGGGGAGAATGTAAGAACCGCAACTAATTAACCGGGTAATTAAGTGAATTAATTGCTCAAATTAGATTCCGAAAGGTTAGAGagagaatttgaggatttaaaggtgatttttggactcagtgggtctttctgagtcagaaaatgtgcTTTCTACGAAAAACCGTAAAAAAATTTCGAACCGGTTCAAGTCTGCCCAGTACCGCACAATAAAAAGTGAAAACCgtcaaaaaccttagaaaaacatTAGAAATGGAAAACCGGgctttaattttaaaggtttggcccgaagttaggccaaacgggctaaaaacgctaacgggttggaccgggcccaagttgggcccaagcccaacatataaataCACTTAAATGAACCCATTTCAGCCACTTTCACCCTCATAACCTAAACACAACCGCAGCTGAAGTGAAGAGAGAGGTGAGAGCTTTCCACCATTGTTACTATTCACTTCAAACTTCccaagctcatatcttgagctacggagctccgatcgccgcaccgtttgcggctacgcgttccttgtgaagagctctacaaaacccatccAAGAAACCCTCAAGGTAATCACGAAATCCTTCCAGTTCTGCTCTTCAAAATTTCGGGTTTTATTAGAGTTTTGGGTTAAATgggtttttgtgattttggatgtttaggtttgctctaatccttgcttagctTTGGATTTGTGTTGTCAAATCTGTTGGGAAAGGTAAGAGCTCTTAAACCCTTGTGAGATTATGCTTATGTtgaaccctaggttgatttgtggtgatttatatgtatatagtttgatTATTGTGGCTTTGGGAGCTTTTGGAAATTATTTGTGCTTGTTGGAGTGGATTTGAAAGCTTGGATTGTGGTTGGAAGCTTGTTGGTGCTCATTTTGAGTTTGGGTGCATAaagggaatcggccaaggtatggtttcggtttcctctatgtagtatataatattcatggacacataGGCTAGTGACCAATAGGATAGGTTGAATTAAAATGATTGTTGGTATACTAAATATTGATGAATTGGTGAATGTTGAGTTGATTGTGATGAATTATAATgatatgatgatgttgaatgattGTATGGATTGGGAGTTGGTTCTTATAATGATTGTAGTGTTATGATTTATGAAATGGTGGGTTTGATGGTGATTT from Arachis stenosperma cultivar V10309 chromosome 9, arast.V10309.gnm1.PFL2, whole genome shotgun sequence encodes the following:
- the LOC130949068 gene encoding uncharacterized protein LOC130949068 gives rise to the protein MAAMANLANTMEANAAATLQAVQRLGQPTGNGNGNRNGEGNTNDNGEGNGDNTGGVPMTLATFLKVHPPTFRGSTDPIEADHWFQAIEQFAAYQLAGEAQPWWQAECRLLQLQNADIPWEVFQTAFYKKYFPESAREAKEMELMQLKQGSMSVAEYTNKFEELCRFSRVCQGDPETFESWRCIKYQRGLKDNIMTAVAPMEIRVFSDLVNKARVVEEYAKTVAASKDTHGGSSSRGRGKYFHPRGQSFKRGGYTPQGQGGFRKNNQNQFQYAKGRGNQSKSSPDLACDRCGRFHPYDSCKIGLGGCFKYGLPGHIARDCLRGRNQNAGQGQHQGRVFAVNAKDASKADPLMKGICLIGDKSSVALYDTGASHSFISFAKVEELGLKVSELPFDLHVHTPHQTIMTRSGCRQVGFKLEGRDFVHDLICLPMVGLEMILGFDWLSKNRILLDCFERTIRFMPEGENGAVVATGYYLNSVMMHYSGEECQGYILLAANALGDAQTIDQIPVVRDFPEVFPEDIPEFPPQREIEFAIELVPGAGPVSIAPYRMAPIELAELKTQLEELLNKRFIRPSVSPWGAPVLLVKKKDGGMRLCGLPTVK